The following are encoded in a window of Methanobrevibacter sp. genomic DNA:
- a CDS encoding TMEM175 family protein, whose protein sequence is MRNYINSELTDMADEMDDEDIQKIKNLTNELKEKYSKNQAVEDKVDNIKTSFYERFKQSFERDVDIDPGRLLGLTDGIFGMVMTLLVFGMALPEIQLLTYGDFIGFIYSIAPTFGVTLVSFILVSSFWVYHHEFIKINNLNIPYLWANILYLASISFIPFSTSIIGNYSHFFLAEVIFGINILITIVLFILMFAYAYNRGFLEKMPSKEERKYIYNTFFIIMGLTVCVNLLDFNISSNFIYLFLLVPVISTLRDINFRMKS, encoded by the coding sequence TTGAGAAATTACATCAATTCTGAACTTACAGACATGGCCGATGAGATGGATGATGAAGATATTCAAAAAATCAAAAATCTTACAAATGAGCTGAAGGAGAAATACTCAAAAAATCAGGCTGTAGAAGACAAAGTTGATAATATCAAAACCAGTTTTTATGAAAGATTCAAGCAATCTTTTGAAAGGGATGTTGATATAGATCCAGGAAGACTGTTGGGACTTACTGACGGAATTTTTGGAATGGTAATGACCCTTTTGGTTTTTGGAATGGCATTACCTGAAATACAGCTTTTGACATATGGTGATTTTATAGGTTTTATTTATTCAATTGCCCCTACCTTTGGTGTTACTCTGGTCAGTTTCATTCTTGTCAGTTCCTTTTGGGTATATCATCATGAATTTATCAAAATCAATAATTTAAATATTCCTTACTTATGGGCCAATATTTTGTATTTGGCATCCATTTCATTTATTCCATTTTCAACTTCAATAATTGGTAACTATTCTCATTTTTTCCTAGCTGAAGTGATTTTTGGGATAAATATATTGATTACAATAGTCTTATTTATACTCATGTTTGCCTATGCATATAATAGAGGATTTTTGGAAAAAATGCCTTCCAAAGAGGAGAGAAAATACATTTACAATACATTTTTCATCATTATGGGCTTGACTGTATGTGTAAATCTTTTGGATTTCAATATATCCAGTAATTTCATTTACCTGTTCCTATTGGTTCCTGTGATATCCACATTAAGGGATATCAATTTTAGAATGAAGTCATAG
- a CDS encoding DUF2085 domain-containing protein, which yields MNITKYICHRIPERSFFIKGHQFPVCARCTGFYTGLAAYLIVHIFFKHTYDIKMLLISMILMVPVAIDGVTQYFGPRESTNTLRFITGFIGGIGLIIFLKIILRWILNVL from the coding sequence ATGAACATTACCAAATATATCTGCCATCGAATCCCTGAAAGGAGTTTTTTTATTAAAGGTCATCAGTTTCCAGTCTGTGCAAGATGCACCGGTTTTTATACTGGACTGGCAGCCTATTTAATAGTGCATATCTTTTTTAAACATACATATGACATTAAAATGTTACTTATTTCAATGATTCTGATGGTTCCTGTGGCAATTGATGGTGTTACACAGTATTTTGGCCCAAGAGAAAGTACAAATACTTTAAGATTTATAACCGGATTTATAGGTGGAATAGGTTTAATAATCTTTTTAAAAATAATTTTAAGGTGGATTTTGAATGTTTTGTAG
- a CDS encoding zinc-ribbon domain-containing protein yields MFCRKCGEENPDDAVFCRNCGVKLKEEVKKAEVIDTPVSNNQNSNTYQKTTTSTNSSKNDSMNWIACCCIGLFVVFILSALFSGF; encoded by the coding sequence ATGTTTTGTAGAAAGTGTGGCGAAGAAAATCCTGATGATGCAGTCTTCTGCAGAAATTGTGGTGTTAAACTAAAAGAAGAAGTAAAAAAAGCAGAAGTGATTGACACTCCTGTAAGCAATAATCAAAATAGTAATACTTATCAAAAAACTACAACCAGTACTAACTCATCAAAAAATGATTCAATGAACTGGATTGCCTGCTGCTGTATAGGATTATTTGTTGTATTTATACTATCCGCATTATTTAGTGGATTCTAA
- the argF gene encoding ornithine carbamoyltransferase, translated as MASLLSVSDIKEDVKYILDLASKIKAGEVEEKPLEGKTLAMIFQKSSTRTRVSFDVGMYQLGGRAIFLSSNDLQMGRGEPILDTAKVLSRFVDGIMIRAIKHSDVEELAEHADVPVINGLTDLEHPCQALADMLTIKEHLGDWEGKKICFVGDGNNVSNSLLLIAPLLGMDMSLACPKGYEPAEEIVKTAQEYAEENNTEIIITDDIGVALENVDAVFTDVWVSMGDEAEAKQREIDFAPFQVNNDLMSLANDGAIFMHCLPAIRGQEVTSDVIDGPQSVIYDEAENRMHAQKAVLYYYLKD; from the coding sequence ATGGCCAGTTTATTATCTGTTAGTGATATTAAAGAAGATGTGAAATACATTCTTGATTTAGCTAGTAAAATCAAAGCAGGCGAAGTTGAGGAAAAGCCTCTTGAAGGCAAAACATTAGCAATGATTTTTCAGAAATCATCAACAAGAACAAGAGTTTCTTTTGATGTTGGAATGTATCAGTTAGGCGGAAGAGCAATCTTTTTATCTTCAAATGATTTGCAGATGGGTAGAGGAGAGCCAATTTTAGACACTGCAAAAGTTTTAAGCCGTTTCGTTGATGGAATAATGATTCGTGCAATTAAACATTCTGATGTTGAAGAGCTGGCTGAACATGCTGACGTGCCTGTTATTAACGGACTGACTGACCTTGAACATCCTTGCCAAGCACTCGCCGACATGTTGACAATAAAGGAACATTTAGGTGATTGGGAAGGTAAAAAAATCTGTTTTGTTGGTGATGGAAATAATGTATCCAATTCCCTTTTATTAATTGCTCCGTTACTAGGAATGGACATGTCTTTAGCTTGTCCTAAAGGTTATGAACCTGCCGAAGAAATTGTTAAAACTGCTCAGGAATACGCTGAAGAGAACAATACTGAAATCATTATCACTGACGATATTGGTGTTGCCCTTGAAAATGTTGATGCGGTATTCACTGACGTTTGGGTTAGTATGGGCGATGAAGCTGAAGCTAAACAAAGAGAAATTGATTTTGCACCATTCCAGGTTAATAACGATTTAATGAGTCTGGCAAATGATGGAGCTATATTCATGCACTGTTTGCCGGCAATCAGAGGTCAGGAAGTAACAAGTGATGTTATTGACGGTCCACAATCTGTTATTTATGATGAGGCTGAAAACAGAATGCATGCCCAAAAGGCTGTTTTATATTACTATTTAAAGGATTAG
- a CDS encoding MATE family efflux transporter translates to MEKNENIEMITGDPKKAINKLSLPIIASMFLIFANNIIDSIWVAGLGAEPLAALGYITPLFMVLVGIGNGIGAGGNSLISRYIGAEDTASANNAAIHNLILGIILSIIVSIILLVFLEPLLNIMGASSVLNYAMEYGIIIFSFSFAMLLPPIFGGAFRAEGDVKRATIPIAITAVINMCIDPIFIYTLNLGVAGAAWATVLAHILSIIAMLYWMLIKKDTYLKYGKKYFHNNLSMYKDILVVGIPASLEQLILSALTIVVNFMLTLVSGPVAVAVYTAGWRIINIGMLPAIGVGTASISVAGVAYGARKYENLRVTARYAVKVALIASIIVAIILNIFANQIAFVFSYSESSAQLEPLIASFIQIMCLFILYVPFGASAGNVFQGVGKGTISFILTTFREFVLVLIFAYVLGFIFNMGETGIYYGMLLGGGIGSLICYACIELYINKLIRSRDNAS, encoded by the coding sequence ATGGAAAAAAATGAAAATATAGAAATGATAACAGGAGATCCAAAAAAAGCTATAAACAAATTATCACTACCAATTATAGCCAGCATGTTTTTAATCTTTGCAAACAATATTATTGACAGTATATGGGTTGCAGGACTTGGAGCAGAACCATTAGCAGCACTGGGATACATCACCCCACTATTCATGGTTTTAGTAGGAATCGGAAACGGAATCGGAGCAGGTGGTAACTCACTGATTTCACGTTACATTGGAGCTGAAGATACGGCTTCCGCAAACAATGCCGCAATACACAACCTGATTTTGGGAATAATTCTATCAATAATAGTTTCAATAATATTATTGGTATTTTTAGAGCCATTACTTAACATAATGGGTGCAAGCAGTGTTTTAAATTATGCAATGGAATATGGAATCATCATATTCTCATTTTCATTTGCAATGCTTCTTCCACCAATATTCGGAGGAGCATTCAGAGCTGAAGGAGATGTCAAAAGGGCAACAATACCAATAGCCATAACAGCAGTAATTAACATGTGCATAGACCCTATTTTCATATACACCCTCAATCTTGGAGTGGCCGGTGCAGCATGGGCAACCGTTCTAGCACATATACTTTCAATAATAGCTATGCTTTATTGGATGCTAATCAAAAAAGACACATACCTTAAATACGGAAAAAAATACTTCCACAATAACCTGTCAATGTATAAGGACATTTTAGTTGTAGGAATTCCTGCAAGTCTTGAGCAATTAATATTATCTGCATTAACCATAGTGGTCAATTTCATGCTCACACTCGTTTCAGGCCCAGTGGCAGTAGCGGTTTATACTGCAGGATGGAGAATAATAAACATCGGAATGTTGCCTGCAATAGGAGTCGGAACTGCATCAATATCCGTTGCAGGAGTGGCATATGGTGCAAGAAAATATGAAAACCTGAGAGTGACCGCAAGATATGCTGTTAAAGTAGCACTGATAGCTTCCATAATTGTTGCAATCATTTTAAATATATTTGCAAACCAAATTGCATTCGTATTTTCATACTCTGAAAGCAGCGCACAGCTTGAACCATTAATTGCAAGTTTTATTCAAATAATGTGTCTGTTCATCCTTTATGTACCATTTGGAGCAAGTGCAGGTAATGTTTTCCAGGGAGTTGGAAAAGGAACAATATCCTTTATTCTTACAACCTTCAGGGAATTCGTCCTAGTGCTGATATTTGCATATGTGCTGGGATTCATATTCAACATGGGTGAAACCGGAATCTACTACGGAATGCTTTTGGGAGGAGGAATTGGATCACTTATATGTTATGCATGTATTGAACTATACATAAACAAGCTCATAAGGAGTCGGGACAATGCCTCTTGA
- a CDS encoding MarR family winged helix-turn-helix transcriptional regulator translates to MPLDSNLPTVPFISIIYREHAKYLNEKVKAENLSFGLYPLLIKIYNNEGIIQEQLAQSFHLNESTITRNLKKLEDKGFIERIPDKRTKIIKVTRKGAETAQKVMDYDEEWDEKIKGIIGKDKYDDYLKTLRKISEEIIL, encoded by the coding sequence ATGCCTCTTGATAGCAACCTTCCAACAGTACCATTCATCTCCATAATCTACAGAGAGCATGCAAAATACCTGAACGAAAAGGTAAAAGCTGAAAACTTAAGTTTCGGCCTTTACCCATTGCTGATTAAAATCTACAACAATGAAGGAATCATACAGGAGCAGCTGGCACAAAGCTTTCATTTAAACGAAAGCACCATAACAAGAAACCTTAAAAAACTTGAAGATAAGGGATTCATTGAAAGAATACCTGATAAGAGGACAAAAATCATTAAAGTAACCAGAAAAGGTGCAGAAACTGCACAAAAAGTGATGGATTATGATGAAGAATGGGATGAAAAGATAAAAGGGATAATCGGCAAAGATAAATATGATGATTATTTAAAAACTCTTAGAAAAATATCAGAGGAGATTATACTATGA
- the purD gene encoding phosphoribosylamine--glycine ligase, protein MKVLVVGTGAREHAIADALKDDVELYVYMSKINPGMSKIAEFKQGDEGEVEKVAEYAVENDIDIAFIGPEAPLGKGIVDELQKNGIKCVGPTQSAARIETDKSFMRKLFEDYKIEGSLIYKVFDNSEDVSAFLDEFEPQVVVKPVGLTGGKGVKIVGDHLKDNEEAKEYSCEVIDNVMGGFAQVIIEERLIGEEFTIQAFCDGEHLAPMPAAQDHPHAFEGDVGAITGGMGSYSDVGGLLPFLTQDDYDKAVKIMQDTIKAIAEEAEPYKGILYGQFMLTADGPKLIEYNARFGDPEAMNVLPLLKTPLAEVCQAIVDGTLDKVEFEDKASVCKYIVPDGYPETEYAGELIEVDEEAIEELGAKVFYAAVSQEGDGIHLSGSRALGIVASGESIEEAEKIAEKACEFVKGNVYHRRDVGTADLVNKRVEHMKEILN, encoded by the coding sequence ATGAAAGTTTTAGTTGTTGGGACTGGTGCCCGTGAACATGCAATCGCTGATGCCCTAAAGGATGATGTTGAATTATATGTTTACATGAGTAAGATTAACCCTGGAATGAGCAAAATTGCTGAATTCAAGCAAGGTGATGAAGGTGAAGTTGAAAAAGTAGCTGAATATGCAGTTGAAAATGACATTGACATTGCATTCATCGGCCCTGAAGCACCGCTCGGAAAAGGAATTGTTGATGAACTTCAGAAAAATGGAATTAAATGTGTTGGACCAACCCAAAGCGCAGCACGTATCGAAACCGATAAGTCATTTATGAGAAAGCTCTTTGAAGACTACAAAATCGAGGGGTCATTGATTTATAAAGTATTTGACAACTCTGAAGATGTATCAGCATTTTTGGATGAGTTTGAACCTCAGGTAGTAGTAAAACCTGTTGGATTGACAGGCGGTAAAGGTGTAAAGATTGTCGGTGACCATTTAAAAGACAATGAGGAAGCTAAAGAATATTCATGTGAAGTAATTGACAATGTAATGGGCGGATTTGCTCAGGTAATCATTGAAGAAAGATTAATTGGTGAAGAATTTACAATCCAGGCATTCTGTGATGGTGAACACTTGGCTCCAATGCCTGCAGCACAGGATCATCCTCATGCATTTGAAGGAGATGTCGGAGCAATCACTGGTGGGATGGGTTCATACTCTGATGTCGGAGGATTATTGCCATTCCTGACTCAGGATGATTATGATAAGGCAGTTAAAATCATGCAAGATACCATTAAAGCTATTGCTGAGGAAGCTGAACCATACAAAGGAATCTTATATGGTCAGTTCATGCTCACTGCTGACGGACCTAAATTAATCGAGTATAACGCAAGATTTGGTGATCCTGAAGCAATGAACGTATTGCCTTTACTTAAAACACCATTGGCTGAAGTTTGTCAGGCAATCGTTGACGGAACCTTGGATAAAGTGGAATTTGAAGACAAAGCAAGTGTGTGCAAATACATAGTACCTGACGGATATCCTGAAACAGAGTATGCCGGTGAATTGATTGAAGTTGACGAGGAAGCTATTGAGGAACTTGGCGCAAAAGTATTCTATGCAGCTGTAAGTCAGGAAGGTGATGGAATTCACTTGTCCGGTTCAAGAGCATTAGGTATAGTGGCTAGCGGTGAATCAATTGAAGAAGCTGAAAAGATAGCTGAAAAGGCATGTGAATTTGTTAAAGGTAACGTTTACCACAGAAGAGATGTCGGTACTGCTGACCTTGTAAACAAACGTGTCGAACACATGAAAGAAATTTTAAACTAA